The Bacteroidota bacterium genome segment GCAGGATGCGCCACGCGCTCTTGCCGCGGATAAACTTCTCGTGCAGGATCACTGCCAGGAAGACGCCCAGCGCGACGTGAAAGAACACGCCCGAGAACGTCCAGATGGTCGTCTTGACGAGGATGCTCCACACGCGGCCGTCGGCGAGCACGGAGGCGTATTGACCCAGCCCGATGAACTCCCAATCACGCAGGTGATAGATGTTCATGTTCGAGAACGAGATCGCCACGTTGTAGAAGAACGGGTAGGCGACCACGGCCAAGACGATCAGCGCTGTCGGGCCGAGCAGGAAGGCGAGGAACCACTTGAAGCGCGCCTCCTCGCTCATGCGAGGCGGCTTCGCGGTTCGCGCCAGCCGCGCCCCGTCCGACTCGCTCGCGGCGAGCGCGGCGATGGCGGCGTCGCGCGCCTCTTCCTCCTGCGTCAGAGCGAGTGCTTCCGGTGGGGCTTCGGTCATGGGAGCGAGGGGCTCGGCTATCGGCTCCCCGCCGTCGGCCCGCCCGCCGACTGCCGAGAGCACGCAGCCCTATGAATCAAACGTGTCGGCGATCAGCTCTTCAGCTTGCTTCTGCATCAGGCGCGCGCCTTCCTCGGCGGAGACGTTGCCGTTCATCACGAGCTGGTACGGCCCGCGCATGCCGTCCCAGATCTGCCGGAGCTGGGGCTCGGTTGGCATCGACTTGGAGACCTCAGCCTGGCTGAGCGACTGCTGCACGAACTCGTTGCTCTGCATCAGCACCGTGTCGCGGCGGACGGTCTTGAGCGTGGGGATGGCGAAGAGATCGCGCACCATCTGGCGCTGCACCTCCTCGCTCGTGAGGTAGTCGAGCACGTCGAGCACGTCGGGCAGCTTCTCGTCGGTGACGGCGGCGTTGACCGAGTAGCCGCGCGCCGAGACGATAGGTGCGGGCCAGATGCCCGTCTCGGTGTTGTACGGGATGCGCGCCATGCCGAAGTCGACGCCCGCCTCGGCGTAGCCGCCCCACGACCACGGGCCGTTGATGACGGCGGCGGCGCGGCCCTCCTTGAAGAGCGTCTCGGCGATGTTGTAGTCGCTCTCGCGCGGGATCACCTGGTGCTCGTCGCGCAGGTCGAGGACGAACTGGATGGCGTTGACCATCTCTGGCGTATCGAGCGTGGGGCGTCCGTTCTCGTCGAGCATCCAGCCGCCGAAGCCGGAGAGGAACGGGACGAGGAAGAACGGCTCGGTGTAGTTCCACGTGAGCGCGTACTGCTCCGGCCGGCCGTCGCCGTCGGCGTCCACGGTCAACTCGGGGGCCATCGCCACGAGTTCGTCCAGCGTGGCGGGCGGCTCGGGCATGAGCGTCTTGTTGTAGACAAACGTGAGGTGCGAGCCCAGTTGGTCGGCGACGAGGAGCAGACTATCGCCCCAGAAGAGCAGGCCGTCCTCCTCAAAGCGCTCAATGAACGCCGGATCGACGCGGTCCTGGAGCGCCATTGCGGTCTCAGTGAGCGCGTAGAGGCCCACGTTGTCCGCCGGGCCGTAGATCATATCCGGCCCCTTCCCGCCGATGGCCCCGAAGACGTAGTGGTTGCGCAGTTCCTCGGTGTCTTTGTAGAGCACCTCCACGTTCACCTCCGGATTCGCCGCACTGTAGCGTTCGGCTGCCTCTTCCAGCACGACCCGCTCCTCGGCGTCCTTAAGGTGCCAGATGCGAACGGTCGTGACGCCCTCTTCCGCTCCGCTCTCGCAGGCGGGGAGCAGGAGGAGAAGGGCGAGCAGAGGGAGGAGAAGGCGCATGAGAAGCTCAGGTCTCCCCTACTCGTCATGCTGAACTCGTTTCAGCATCTCAGCGACATGAGGGAGATCCTGAATCAAGTTCAGGATGACAACTAACAAAGATCGAAATCGCCGATGCCCCTATCGATAGTCCTCATCTTGGAGGCGCCGGTAGACCACCGCCGTCCGGGCGGGCACGTCGAGCGCGAACGCAGGCGGACGCCCCGACTCGTCGAGGGTGATCGTCAGCGAGGGAATCACGGCGAGGTCGCCGCGTGAGGCGAAGATCGGCACGAGCGGGTGGATTTCCGCGTCGCCGAGGCCCGGCAGGGCGATTTTCTGGCGCGTGTCGCTGCGGTTGAAGGCGATCACGAGTTCCTCCGTGTCCTCTTCGCCATCGACGGCGGTCGTGTGCAGCCGCTGGAACGCAAGCGTGTTGGTCGTGCTGTCGGCGTGGAGCACCGAGAAGCCGCCGTGCTGGAGTGCGTCGTGCCGGTGCCGCAGCGCGATGGCGCTCTGGTAGAACGCAAACAATTCCACATCGAAGGCGATGGGGTCGCACGTGCGTTCGAGGCCACGCGGGTCCGTGCATTCATCGGCGAAGGTGAGGTCGGGCCAGACCATCGGCTTGCGGTCGTCCGGGTCGTCCGCGCCCCACATGCCCGCCTCGGTGCCGTAGTAGAACATCGGCGCGCCGACGTAGGCGACCTGCATCACAGCGATCATGCGCTGGATATCGCGTTCGGCTTCGCTGGGTGCCCGGACGGCGTAGTCCTCGCGGTGGCGCGGGCTCGGCTGCTGGTCGAAGTCGATGGGCAGGTGCCCGTTGACGATGCCCGACGCCACGCGCTCGGTGTCGTGGCTGTCGATGAGGTTCTGCATCGCATAGGCTCGCTCGGTCGAATAGGGCAGGCGGCGCTCGACGAGTTGTGCCGCGAACGTCTGCGCCCCGATGCGGCCGTCGATCAGCCAGTCCTCGACGGGCATCGCGAAGGCGTGGTAGTTCATCGCCGCCGAGAAGCCGCTCGCGCGCAGGAAGTCCACGGCGTCATGCCACGTCTCGGCCACGGTGTAGGCTTCGGGGTTGAGTTCGAACACCAGATCGTTCCACTCGGCCCAGAAGCCCGTCGGCACCTCGTCGGCCACGTCGAGCCGCCAGCCGTCGATGCCGTCCGACGGGTCGCCGTCCCCGTTGGGGTCCATCCAGCGCCGGGTGATGTCGAAGACATACTGCCGCGGTCCAGCACTGAGCGTCACGGGGTCGCCGTCGGCGTCGAGCGAGTCGCGGAGCACGGGGAGCGCGTCGTAGCCCCACCAGCCGTTGTAGTCGTACTCGTTCTCGGACGTGTCAGGGTCGTCGAACGCGTTCACCTCGTACCAGTCTGCGAACGCCGACGCCTGCTGCTTCTCGACGAGGTCCTTGAAGCCGAAGAAGCGCGTGCCCGTGTGGTTGAAGACGCCGTCGATCACGACGCGGATGTCGCGGGCGTGCGCCTCGGTGAGCATCTGCAGAAAGAGGGAGTCGGCGGACGTCCAGGTCCACGTCGCCGGGTCGGCGGTCTCCCCTGCCATCAGCGCGAGGTCGCCCTCGGGATCGGGGCCGAAGTACGGGTCGATGTGGTGGAAGCTCGCGCCGTCGTACTTGTGCATGCTCGGCGCGTGGAACACCGGGTTGAAGTAGAGCGCGTTGACGCCGAGCGAGTCGAGGTAGCCGAGTTGGTCGATGACGCCCTGGAGGTCGCCGCCGTAGCGCCGCATGAAGACCGGCGGGTCGTAGAACGTCGAGATGGCCGCCTCCCAGTCGGCCTGGGCGTACCAGTCGCCCGTCCACGGCGTGATGGCCCAGGCGTCCTCCGTGGTCATGTCCTGCCCGAAGTCGAGCGACGCGACCGTGGGGTCGTTGGTCGGGTCGCCGTTGCGGAAGCGCTCAGGGAAGATCTGGTACCAGACTGCGTCGGCGGCCCAACTCGGGACGGGTTGAGCCTGGAGACGGGGCCCGAGGAACGTACCGAGCAGAAGCGCGAAGGAGGCGAAG includes the following:
- a CDS encoding glycoside hydrolase family 13 protein, whose amino-acid sequence is MFRFASFALLLGTFLGPRLQAQPVPSWAADAVWYQIFPERFRNGDPTNDPTVASLDFGQDMTTEDAWAITPWTGDWYAQADWEAAISTFYDPPVFMRRYGGDLQGVIDQLGYLDSLGVNALYFNPVFHAPSMHKYDGASFHHIDPYFGPDPEGDLALMAGETADPATWTWTSADSLFLQMLTEAHARDIRVVIDGVFNHTGTRFFGFKDLVEKQQASAFADWYEVNAFDDPDTSENEYDYNGWWGYDALPVLRDSLDADGDPVTLSAGPRQYVFDITRRWMDPNGDGDPSDGIDGWRLDVADEVPTGFWAEWNDLVFELNPEAYTVAETWHDAVDFLRASGFSAAMNYHAFAMPVEDWLIDGRIGAQTFAAQLVERRLPYSTERAYAMQNLIDSHDTERVASGIVNGHLPIDFDQQPSPRHREDYAVRAPSEAERDIQRMIAVMQVAYVGAPMFYYGTEAGMWGADDPDDRKPMVWPDLTFADECTDPRGLERTCDPIAFDVELFAFYQSAIALRHRHDALQHGGFSVLHADSTTNTLAFQRLHTTAVDGEEDTEELVIAFNRSDTRQKIALPGLGDAEIHPLVPIFASRGDLAVIPSLTITLDESGRPPAFALDVPARTAVVYRRLQDEDYR
- a CDS encoding extracellular solute-binding protein, with the translated sequence MRLLLPLLALLLLLPACESGAEEGVTTVRIWHLKDAEERVVLEEAAERYSAANPEVNVEVLYKDTEELRNHYVFGAIGGKGPDMIYGPADNVGLYALTETAMALQDRVDPAFIERFEEDGLLFWGDSLLLVADQLGSHLTFVYNKTLMPEPPATLDELVAMAPELTVDADGDGRPEQYALTWNYTEPFFLVPFLSGFGGWMLDENGRPTLDTPEMVNAIQFVLDLRDEHQVIPRESDYNIAETLFKEGRAAAVINGPWSWGGYAEAGVDFGMARIPYNTETGIWPAPIVSARGYSVNAAVTDEKLPDVLDVLDYLTSEEVQRQMVRDLFAIPTLKTVRRDTVLMQSNEFVQQSLSQAEVSKSMPTEPQLRQIWDGMRGPYQLVMNGNVSAEEGARLMQKQAEELIADTFDS